A portion of the Aquicoccus sp. G2-2 genome contains these proteins:
- a CDS encoding OsmC family protein: MNKDTHAREAQLRAISIFTKRPERAQVINRGTAEVWEGLGCIYEQDGQRLSIDMPVAIGGSDTAPPPGYFGRAAVCSCLAIGIKMTAVRESLQLEKVCVGIEQDWDNRGVLAMQGASPVPSETRIAIDISTSDSDEDIRAMVARALASDPWFLALRDAQPVTSELLVNGVVA; encoded by the coding sequence ATGAACAAAGATACGCATGCAAGAGAGGCGCAATTACGCGCCATTTCAATCTTCACCAAGCGCCCGGAACGCGCCCAAGTCATCAATCGTGGCACAGCCGAAGTCTGGGAAGGGTTGGGCTGCATTTATGAGCAGGACGGTCAGCGCCTGTCCATTGACATGCCGGTGGCGATTGGTGGCAGCGATACAGCGCCTCCGCCCGGCTACTTTGGGCGCGCAGCTGTCTGTAGCTGTCTCGCCATTGGGATAAAAATGACGGCAGTGCGGGAAAGCCTACAACTGGAAAAGGTCTGTGTTGGAATTGAACAGGACTGGGACAATCGCGGCGTGCTTGCAATGCAAGGCGCGAGCCCGGTACCGAGTGAAACCCGGATCGCAATCGACATCTCGACCTCAGACAGCGATGAGGACATCCGGGCTATGGTTGCACGTGCGTTAGCAAGCGATCCATGGTTTTTGGCCCTCCGAGACGCGCAGCCTGTGACTTCGGAACTCTTGGTTAATGGGGTGGTTGCCTGA
- a CDS encoding tautomerase family protein, which yields MPLVDIELIEGVFDDAQKAKMIEKVTDAMVEIEGENMRQVTWVRVKEIQSRHWGMGGSRPSTEDVKAMVAG from the coding sequence ATGCCACTGGTAGACATCGAATTGATTGAAGGCGTTTTTGACGACGCGCAAAAAGCGAAAATGATTGAAAAAGTGACCGACGCAATGGTCGAAATCGAAGGCGAGAACATGCGTCAGGTGACCTGGGTTCGGGTCAAAGAGATCCAGAGCCGTCACTGGGGAATGGGCGGCAGCAGGCCAAGCACAGAAGACGTCAAGGCGATGGTCGCCGGCTAG